In Arachis hypogaea cultivar Tifrunner chromosome 2, arahy.Tifrunner.gnm2.J5K5, whole genome shotgun sequence, a genomic segment contains:
- the LOC112740732 gene encoding rho GDP-dissociation inhibitor 1 — MEGGKKAEEAAGPSCAGTNQEMPHHPNEEEDEETEDEKEEDEHDFETDHHQNTTFQPGPLLPLKDQIERDKEDESLRRWKEKLLGCLESDFDGQVDPEVKFHSIGIVSEDFGEVVTPLPLNENQNARVLFTLREGSHYQLKLKFSVLHNIVSGLKYSNTVWKGGIQVDQSKGMLGTFAPQKEPYEHALKEEVTPSGVLARGVYSAKLKFEDDDRRCHMELKYSFEIKKSI; from the exons ATGGAAGGTGGTAAGAAGGCAGAGGAAGCAGCAGGACCATCATGTGCAGGAACCAACCAAGAAATGCCTCATcacccaaatgaagaagaagatgaagaaactgAGGacgagaaagaagaagatgaacatgACTTTGAAACTGATCACCATCAAAATACCACCTTTCAACCTGGCCCTCTTCTTCCTCTCAAGGACCAAATCGAACGGGACAag GAGGATGAAAGCCTAAGGAGGTGGAAGGAGAAGCTGTTGGGGTGCTTAGAAAGCGATTTTGACG GTCAAGTGGATCCTGAAGTGAAATTCCACTCTATTGGCATAGTCTCTGAGGATTTTGGCGAAGTTGTGACTCCTTTACCATTGAATGAAAATCAAAATGCTCGTGTTCTATTCACTCTCCGGGAAGGGTCTCATTATCAGCTTAAGCTAAAATTTAGTGTTCTTCACAACATTGTGTCTGGCTTGAAATACTCCAACACTGTTTGGAAAGGAGGGATTCAAG TTGATCAGAGCAAAGGAATGCTGGGTACGTTCGCGCCTCAAAAAGAACCTTATGAACATGCATTGAAAGAGGAGGTCACTCCGTCTGGTGTACTTGCAAGGGGTGTATACTCAGCCAAACTTAAG TTTGAAGATGATGATAGAAGGTGTCACATGGAACTCAAATATTCATTCGAGATCAAAAAGAGCATCTAG
- the LOC112722711 gene encoding exocyst complex component EXO84A isoform X2 — MCRILEEVTGVENELVQLENHFVSHKRLVRDLIDRIYPNILSLSSNIEDHIDNETSLIRSEFEAHINDVSDKLDLLMSENKVDEALELLESADAHYQGIQFEDYSDSDINLYNSVISEKMSMLKQRLIQIAENDRTVGPELQKALSGLCRLGETQLAIELLLKYYHSRIMDGTKDLQWSKSSSNEAYIRELARFVFSMISQAAKSFVMLCGESSPYASELMMWSCEETKSYVAWFDEYVKKISATNGSLSYAIKAVKFAVLYCSLLEDQSLVLQPYLVMLLCPCIEEVLNTHVNHFKKVVGIFSVSDSWGLEKYLVSGVLEGGSLNLDVEEQPEYCVLTTSGRKFLTLLQLGHCGRYFSFSCSSNGKFNHWCTQQPHHRVCHHS, encoded by the exons ATGTGTAGAATTCTAGAGGAAGTGACAGGAGTGGAAAATGAACTTGTGCAACTAGAAAACCATTTTGTATCACATAAAAGACTAGTGAGGGATCTTATAGACCGTATATATCCAAATATACTGTCCTTAAGCTCAAACATTGAAGATCACATAGATAATGAAACTTCATTAATCCGTAGTGAATTTGAAGCTCATATTAACGATGTTTCGGATAAGCTTGATCTTCTCATGTCAGAAAACAAGGTAGATGAAGCCTTGGAGCTTCTAGAATCTGCTGATGCACATTACCAAGGAATCCAGTTCGAAGACTACTCGGATTCTGACATAAACTTATACAACTCTGTGATTTCTGAGAAGATGTCAATGCTGAAACAAAGATTGATACAGATAGCTGAGAATGATAGAACAGTTGGACCGGAGCTGCAAAAGGCGCTATCAGGGCTATGCAGGCTTGGAGAGACTCAACTCGCTATCGAATTGTTGCTAAAATATTACCATTCGAGGATTATGGATGGAACGAAAGATTTGCAATGGTCTAAATCTTCTTCGAACGAAGCATATATAAGAGAACTTGCAAGGtttgtgttttctatgatttcacAAGCAGCTAAGAGCTTTGTGATGTTATGCGGAGAGAGTTCTCCTTATGCCTCAGAACTTATGATGTGGTCATGTGAGGAAACAAAGTCATATGTTGCTTGGTTCGACGAGTATGTTAAGAAGATCTCGGCGACTAATGGTAGCTTGTCATATGCCATAAAAGCTGTGAAGTTCGCGGTGTTGTATTGTTCCTTGTTGGAGGATCAAAGTTTGGTTTTGCAGCCTTACTTGGTGATGCTTCTATGTCCCTGCATTGAAGAGGTTCTGAATACACATGTAAATCATTTTAAGAAAGTTGTTGGTATCTTCTCAGTAAGTGATTCTTGGGGTTTGGAGAAATACCTTGTTTCTGGAGTGTTGGAGGGAGGATCCTTAAATCTTGATGTCGAGGAGCAACCGGAATATTGCGTGCTAACTACCAGCGGCCGGAAATTTCTCACACTTTTACAG TTAGGCCATTGTGGAAGATATTTCTCCTTTAGTTGCTCTTCAAATGGGAAGTTCAATCATTGGTGCACTCAGCAACCTCATCACAGAGTATGTCACCATTCTTGA
- the LOC112722711 gene encoding exocyst complex component EXO84B isoform X1: MCRILEEVTGVENELVQLENHFVSHKRLVRDLIDRIYPNILSLSSNIEDHIDNETSLIRSEFEAHINDVSDKLDLLMSENKVDEALELLESADAHYQGIQFEDYSDSDINLYNSVISEKMSMLKQRLIQIAENDRTVGPELQKALSGLCRLGETQLAIELLLKYYHSRIMDGTKDLQWSKSSSNEAYIRELARFVFSMISQAAKSFVMLCGESSPYASELMMWSCEETKSYVAWFDEYVKKISATNGSLSYAIKAVKFAVLYCSLLEDQSLVLQPYLVMLLCPCIEEVLNTHVNHFKKVVGIFSVSDSWGLEKYLVSGVLEGGSLNLDVEEQPEYCVLTTSGRKFLTLLQAIVEDISPLVALQMGSSIIGALSNLITEYVTILERALTYEKRGGDHQVSPRIKLAVSVAQQVSILANMLTLTKLLFVMVKGIYSSNDGGKDSNEMEENLDVDQHQELEEFMLFLEESSHKLRTVFCQQLIARVSATYHSHEIFSAIQNVDHFDDNRIQYTMPSGIFQVLSLHITS; this comes from the exons ATGTGTAGAATTCTAGAGGAAGTGACAGGAGTGGAAAATGAACTTGTGCAACTAGAAAACCATTTTGTATCACATAAAAGACTAGTGAGGGATCTTATAGACCGTATATATCCAAATATACTGTCCTTAAGCTCAAACATTGAAGATCACATAGATAATGAAACTTCATTAATCCGTAGTGAATTTGAAGCTCATATTAACGATGTTTCGGATAAGCTTGATCTTCTCATGTCAGAAAACAAGGTAGATGAAGCCTTGGAGCTTCTAGAATCTGCTGATGCACATTACCAAGGAATCCAGTTCGAAGACTACTCGGATTCTGACATAAACTTATACAACTCTGTGATTTCTGAGAAGATGTCAATGCTGAAACAAAGATTGATACAGATAGCTGAGAATGATAGAACAGTTGGACCGGAGCTGCAAAAGGCGCTATCAGGGCTATGCAGGCTTGGAGAGACTCAACTCGCTATCGAATTGTTGCTAAAATATTACCATTCGAGGATTATGGATGGAACGAAAGATTTGCAATGGTCTAAATCTTCTTCGAACGAAGCATATATAAGAGAACTTGCAAGGtttgtgttttctatgatttcacAAGCAGCTAAGAGCTTTGTGATGTTATGCGGAGAGAGTTCTCCTTATGCCTCAGAACTTATGATGTGGTCATGTGAGGAAACAAAGTCATATGTTGCTTGGTTCGACGAGTATGTTAAGAAGATCTCGGCGACTAATGGTAGCTTGTCATATGCCATAAAAGCTGTGAAGTTCGCGGTGTTGTATTGTTCCTTGTTGGAGGATCAAAGTTTGGTTTTGCAGCCTTACTTGGTGATGCTTCTATGTCCCTGCATTGAAGAGGTTCTGAATACACATGTAAATCATTTTAAGAAAGTTGTTGGTATCTTCTCAGTAAGTGATTCTTGGGGTTTGGAGAAATACCTTGTTTCTGGAGTGTTGGAGGGAGGATCCTTAAATCTTGATGTCGAGGAGCAACCGGAATATTGCGTGCTAACTACCAGCGGCCGGAAATTTCTCACACTTTTACAG GCCATTGTGGAAGATATTTCTCCTTTAGTTGCTCTTCAAATGGGAAGTTCAATCATTGGTGCACTCAGCAACCTCATCACAGAGTATGTCACCATTCTTGAAAGAGCTCTAACCTATGAAAAAAGAGGAGGAGATCATCAAGTTAGTCCAAGAATCAAGTTAGCCGTGTCGGTTGCGCAGCAGGTTTCGATTTTGGCTAATATGTTGACGCTAACAAAGCTTCTCTTCGTCATGGTTAAGGGAATATATAGCAGCAATGATGGTGGCAAAGATTCTAATGAAATGGAAGAAAATTTAGATGTTGATCAGCATCAAGAACTTGAAGAGTTCATGCTGTTTCTTGAAGAGAGCTCACATAAGCTGAGAACTGTGTTTTGCCAGCAATTAATTGCGCGAGTATCGGCTACTTACCATAGCCATGAGATTTTCTCGGCTATTCAAAATGTTGATCATTTTGATGATAACAGAATCCAATATACCATGCCCTCTGGTATCTTTCAGGTATTATCTTTACACATAACATCCTAA
- the LOC112722711 gene encoding uncharacterized protein isoform X3, with product MGSSIIGALSNLITEYVTILERALTYEKRGGDHQVSPRIKLAVSVAQQVSILANMLTLTKLLFVMVKGIYSSNDGGKDSNEMEENLDVDQHQELEEFMLFLEESSHKLRTVFCQQLIARVSATYHSHEIFSAIQNVDHFDDNRIQYTMPSGIFQVLFLELRKIERLDEENMFEVNWLIGLLRELMESMFIWISNNKDIYATQETNQFVMDVQFLVEIGMHGGYFSNDPLLLLTLMKSTFNSAGLDPFKDADNDGWAIDAATKTIQKLLEIEKTTTMQPKESVVNNEEEGELHESQSNQSAYLSEEGDLSSSENNNNNNIDALDFDEEDELEVAIDTNTLTEHSVSTMQSAPTIAIDEKGQNSDEIKSK from the exons ATGGGAAGTTCAATCATTGGTGCACTCAGCAACCTCATCACAGAGTATGTCACCATTCTTGAAAGAGCTCTAACCTATGAAAAAAGAGGAGGAGATCATCAAGTTAGTCCAAGAATCAAGTTAGCCGTGTCGGTTGCGCAGCAGGTTTCGATTTTGGCTAATATGTTGACGCTAACAAAGCTTCTCTTCGTCATGGTTAAGGGAATATATAGCAGCAATGATGGTGGCAAAGATTCTAATGAAATGGAAGAAAATTTAGATGTTGATCAGCATCAAGAACTTGAAGAGTTCATGCTGTTTCTTGAAGAGAGCTCACATAAGCTGAGAACTGTGTTTTGCCAGCAATTAATTGCGCGAGTATCGGCTACTTACCATAGCCATGAGATTTTCTCGGCTATTCAAAATGTTGATCATTTTGATGATAACAGAATCCAATATACCATGCCCTCTGGTATCTTTCAG GTTCTATTTCTCGAACTGAGGAAAATAGAAAGACTTGATGAAGAGAATATGTTTGAAGTGAATTGGTTGATAGGCTTactgagagagctgatggaatcTATGTTTATTTGGATTTCCAACAACAAAGACATCTATGCAACTCAAGAAACCaaccag TTTGTTATGGATGTTCAGTTCCTGGTGGAGATTGGAATGCATGGAGGATACTTCTCCAATGATCCTTTGCTTCTTCTCACTCTCATGAAGTCAACCTTTAATTCTGCAGGACTTGACCCTTTCAA AGATGCAGATAATGATGGATGGGCCATTGATGCAGCCACTAAAACAATTCAAAAGCTTCTAGAGATTGAGAAAACAACAACTATGCAACCAAAAGAGAGTGTAGTtaacaatgaagaagaaggagaattaCATGAGAGCCAATCCAACCAATCAGCATATCTCTCTGAAGAAGGTGATTTGAGTTCCTCagagaataataataacaacaatattgATGCTTTGGATTTTGATGAGGAAGATGAGTTAGAAGTTGCTATTGATACAAACACATTGACGGAACATAGTGTTAGTACCATGCAATCAGCTCCAACAATTGCCATTGATGAGAAAGGACAAAATTCTGACGAAATTAAATCAAAATGA
- the LOC112740740 gene encoding uncharacterized protein, whose product MADTEQNYTVRRNASIMEWKQMHPLHQIAETPTHKLLLKQWLKEEELIHGRIALKETQIDSVRKEITMLHIFFFLFHSLTLMLLFTSSSSVSFSESESSSSACQRWWIPSLCSFVFSLGLIWAVRYKSDVESHMEKALQREKEDKILLGKCVEELKKKGLEFDLLKEVDALRRAKSLRVVEGKHQEIRKWSSRDFVSFFLFSMACLVLAVTKVILCG is encoded by the coding sequence ATGGCTGATACAGAACAGAACTACACAGTAAGAAGAAACGCGTCGATAATGGAGTGGAAGCAAATGCACCCACTACACCAAATCGCAGAGACACCAACGCACAAACTCCTACTAAAGCAATGGctgaaagaagaagaactcatccATGGCCGAATCGCACTGAAAGAAACCCAAATTGACTCGGTTCGCAAAGAAATCACAATgctccacatcttcttcttcctcttccactCCCTGACCCTCATGCTCCTCTTCACATCCTCTTCCTCTGTGTCTTTCTCAGAATCCGAATCTTCTTCGTCCGCGTGCCAGCGCTGGTGGATCCCTTCGCTGTGCTCCTTCGTGTTCTCGTTGGGCCTGATTTGGGCCGTGAGGTACAAGAGCGACGTGGAGAGTCACATGGAGAAGGCGCttcagagagagaaagaagacaaGATTCTTTTGGGGAAGTGCGTGGAAGAGCTGAAGAAGAAGGGTCTGGAATTCGATCTGTTGAAAGAAGTTGATGCTCTCAGAAGAGCAAAGAGTTTGAGGGTTGTTGAAGGGAAACATCAAGAGATTCGGAAATGGTCTTCCAGAGATTTCGTctcctttttcttgttttctatggCTTGTTTGGTTCTTGCAGTTACCAAAGTTATCTTGTGCGGTTAA